One part of the Parasphingorhabdus sp. SCSIO 66989 genome encodes these proteins:
- a CDS encoding heme lyase CcmF/NrfE family subunit, which translates to MIAEIGLGLLWFAAALSVMQLGLGIMILRDRESASASAFAATLRPIAVIQGVMVALSFLCLIQIFWVTDLSVKLVATNSHSLKPWLYKLAGAWGNHEGSMLLWVTVMAVSGALVAMLERRISQAMMIATLAAQAFVSIGFYAFLLLSSNPFERLVPTPPEGAGLNPLLQDPGLAFHPPTLYFGYVGLSIAFSFAVGALVTREVGPTFARAMRPWVLGAWIFLTLGITAGSYWAYYELGWGGWWFWDPVENASLMPWLAATALLHSVTVLANRGALKAWTVMLAVVAFSMSMVGTFLVRSGVLTSVHAFAVDPERGSFILVLLAIYIGGALALFGLRASTVQEGAKFQFLSREAALVANNLLLMGILAIVLMGTLYPLVTEASGTKVSIGPPYFNPASAIFFIPMVLIMAVGPMLRWRKSDKAQLTAAAAAPLLAGAVALLLVVIFGSGAGILPTLGLALAATLAVASVMPLFRSKTNRASLPIWGMVVAHLGVAVTMAGMASESAFTKETLVASAPGESHQVADWTITLLAVEPVAGRNWTALEARLSAQRGEGEAIELAPQARMFSSPPTNTSEAALLTRWDGQLYAVLGERAPDGRWQLRLWWKPFVPLIWYGGIMIGFGGLLALIGRLFQLRRTRPIRKVEQASEPTGQTVPA; encoded by the coding sequence ATGATCGCGGAAATCGGCCTTGGCCTGTTATGGTTTGCCGCTGCTCTGTCGGTGATGCAGCTGGGGCTGGGTATTATGATCTTGCGCGACCGCGAGTCCGCCAGTGCCAGCGCTTTCGCCGCGACGCTTCGTCCGATTGCGGTGATACAGGGCGTGATGGTGGCGCTGTCTTTTCTCTGCCTGATCCAGATATTCTGGGTTACTGATCTCTCGGTCAAGCTGGTAGCGACCAACAGCCATTCGCTCAAACCCTGGCTCTACAAGCTCGCCGGGGCATGGGGCAATCATGAGGGCTCGATGCTGCTTTGGGTGACCGTAATGGCGGTCTCCGGCGCGCTTGTGGCGATGCTGGAACGCCGCATCAGCCAGGCAATGATGATTGCGACACTCGCGGCGCAGGCCTTTGTCAGCATTGGCTTTTATGCCTTTCTGCTGCTCTCCTCCAACCCGTTTGAGCGGCTGGTGCCAACGCCGCCAGAAGGGGCAGGGCTCAACCCGCTATTGCAAGACCCCGGCCTGGCCTTCCACCCGCCGACGCTCTATTTTGGCTATGTCGGGCTTTCCATTGCCTTCTCCTTCGCTGTGGGTGCTTTGGTAACCCGTGAAGTCGGCCCCACCTTTGCCCGCGCGATGCGACCATGGGTGCTGGGGGCGTGGATATTCCTGACATTGGGCATTACCGCAGGCAGCTATTGGGCCTATTATGAATTGGGCTGGGGCGGCTGGTGGTTCTGGGACCCGGTGGAAAATGCCTCGCTAATGCCATGGCTGGCGGCGACGGCACTGCTGCATTCGGTCACCGTTCTCGCAAATCGCGGCGCGCTCAAGGCGTGGACGGTGATGCTGGCCGTGGTCGCCTTTTCCATGTCCATGGTCGGCACGTTCCTTGTGCGCTCCGGGGTTCTCACCAGTGTGCACGCTTTTGCCGTTGATCCTGAACGCGGGAGTTTTATCCTGGTTTTGCTCGCCATCTATATTGGCGGCGCGCTGGCGCTATTCGGCCTGCGCGCGAGCACGGTGCAGGAAGGCGCAAAATTCCAGTTTCTCAGCCGCGAGGCCGCTCTCGTCGCCAATAACCTCTTACTGATGGGCATATTGGCAATTGTGCTCATGGGCACGCTCTATCCACTGGTTACCGAAGCCAGCGGCACCAAGGTCTCCATCGGCCCGCCTTATTTTAATCCGGCCTCGGCGATCTTTTTCATTCCCATGGTCCTGATCATGGCCGTCGGCCCGATGCTGCGCTGGCGCAAAAGCGACAAGGCGCAATTGACTGCTGCAGCCGCAGCGCCGCTGCTGGCAGGGGCTGTGGCCTTGCTGCTGGTGGTAATCTTTGGCTCTGGAGCCGGGATATTACCGACACTGGGGCTTGCTCTTGCCGCGACATTGGCAGTTGCGAGCGTAATGCCTCTATTCCGCAGCAAAACCAATCGCGCGTCTCTGCCGATATGGGGCATGGTAGTGGCGCATCTCGGCGTTGCGGTCACCATGGCGGGCATGGCCTCGGAATCCGCTTTTACCAAGGAAACACTGGTGGCCTCGGCACCGGGCGAGAGCCATCAGGTCGCCGATTGGACAATAACCCTGCTTGCGGTGGAGCCAGTCGCTGGACGCAACTGGACGGCCTTAGAAGCCCGTCTTTCGGCGCAGCGCGGCGAGGGCGAAGCGATAGAATTGGCACCGCAGGCACGCATGTTCTCTTCACCCCCAACCAATACCAGCGAGGCCGCGCTGCTGACCCGCTGGGATGGCCAGCTTTACGCGGTTCTCGGCGAGCGCGCGCCCGATGGCCGCTGGCAATTGCGGCTATGGTGGAAGCCCTTTGTGCCGCTGATCTGGTATGGCGGGATCATGATCGGCTTTGGCGGGCTGTTGGCGCTGATCGGCCGACTGTTCCAGCTCAGACGCACACGGCCCATCCGCAAGGTCGAGCAAGCCTCTGAACCGACAGGGCAAACCGTTCCGGCATGA
- the ccmE gene encoding cytochrome c maturation protein CcmE: protein MIQAKHQRLVLILSAVGIILVAVFLAGYALREQASYFYTPSELAGAGVGPDQAIRLGGMVQQGSIQTAADGITVNFIVGDGKATIPVTYTGITPDLFVEGSGVVAEGRLAADGLSFVADNLLAKHDENYMPVELEGLDKEAIAASTAAGAVRE from the coding sequence ATGATTCAGGCCAAACATCAAAGGCTGGTGCTGATATTGAGCGCCGTGGGCATCATATTGGTGGCGGTGTTCCTTGCCGGCTATGCACTGCGTGAGCAGGCCTCCTATTTCTATACGCCATCAGAGCTTGCTGGTGCAGGCGTCGGGCCTGATCAGGCCATTCGGCTGGGCGGAATGGTACAGCAGGGATCAATCCAGACCGCCGCTGATGGGATAACGGTCAATTTCATCGTCGGCGATGGCAAAGCGACCATACCGGTCACCTATACCGGCATAACCCCGGACCTGTTTGTCGAAGGCTCGGGCGTGGTCGCCGAAGGACGTCTCGCCGCCGATGGGCTCAGCTTTGTTGCCGATAATCTGCTCGCCAAGCATGATGAGAACTATATGCCAGTAGAACTGGAAGGCCTCGACAAGGAAGCGATTGCCGCCAGCACTGCGGCCGGAGCCGTGCGCGAATGA
- the ccmC gene encoding heme ABC transporter permease CcmC, whose translation MHGFANPNRFLSIAKPLTPALLVSGIALVAIALWMGLFATPADRLMGETVRIMYIHVPAAWLGMAGWTSIAIASLVELVWRHPLAGIAARASALPGAFFALICLITGAIWARPTWGTWWVWDGRLTSMLVLFLLYLGYMAIAAEAQKEAAAGRTGTARIAAIFGMVGAISVPIVNRSVEWWNSLHQPASISVGKSAIDAAFLWPLGISVLGFSLIFGALILLRMRQMLAEIRIEARMRRKAMA comes from the coding sequence ATGCATGGTTTCGCCAACCCCAATCGCTTTCTGTCGATAGCCAAGCCGCTGACCCCGGCTTTGCTGGTTTCGGGCATAGCGCTTGTAGCGATTGCGCTGTGGATGGGGCTATTTGCCACGCCCGCTGACCGGCTGATGGGTGAGACTGTACGCATCATGTATATCCATGTGCCCGCCGCCTGGCTGGGCATGGCGGGTTGGACCAGTATTGCGATTGCCAGTCTGGTCGAACTGGTCTGGCGGCACCCGCTCGCCGGCATTGCCGCGCGCGCTTCGGCTCTGCCCGGCGCGTTTTTTGCACTGATCTGTCTGATTACCGGCGCGATCTGGGCGCGCCCAACCTGGGGCACCTGGTGGGTATGGGACGGTCGCCTGACCTCTATGCTGGTGTTGTTCCTGCTCTATCTCGGCTATATGGCCATCGCTGCCGAGGCGCAGAAAGAAGCTGCCGCTGGTCGTACTGGCACCGCGCGCATCGCCGCGATTTTTGGTATGGTGGGCGCGATCAGCGTGCCGATCGTTAACCGCTCGGTCGAATGGTGGAACAGCCTACATCAACCCGCCAGCATCTCTGTCGGCAAATCTGCTATTGATGCGGCTTTTCTCTGGCCATTGGGCATTTCGGTTTTGGGGTTCAGCCTGATTTTCGGTGCGCTGATCCTGTTGCGGATGCGCCAGATGCTGGCCGAGATCAGGATTGAAGCGCGGATGCGGCGAAAGGCCATGGCGTGA